A single genomic interval of Penaeus vannamei isolate JL-2024 chromosome 33, ASM4276789v1, whole genome shotgun sequence harbors:
- the Bet5 gene encoding trafficking protein particle complex subunit 1, giving the protein MTIHNLYLFDRDGQLLYYTDWNRKKQSGMSREEEAKLMYGMIFSIKSFVAKVSPVDLKEGYLSYTTNKYRLNLYETPSRLKFILNTDIHAQGIKELLQQIYTQVYVEYVVYNPLCSLKKPIESELFAAKLDEVVKQSPAYASRPA; this is encoded by the exons ATGACAATTCACAACCTCTATCTCTTTGATCGCGATGGGCAGCTTCTGTATTATACAGACTGGAATAGAAAAAAGCAGTCTGGCATGAGTAGAGAAGAG GAAGCCAAGTTGATGTATGGTATGATTTTCTCCATCAAATCATTTGTTGCAAAG GTATCACCTGTTGATCTCAAAGAAGGCTACCTCTCATATACAACCAACAAATATCGACTCAACCTCTACGAGACACCTTCCAGACTGAAATTCATCCTTAATACTGATATTCATGCACAAGGAATTAAGGAACTTCTGCAGCAGATTTATACTCAG GTGTATGTGGAGTATGTGGTATACAACCCACTCTGCAGCCTCAAAAAACCCATTGAGAGTGAGTTGTTTGCTGCTAAGCTTGATGAAGTTGTAAAACAGAGCCCAGCGTATGCGTCAAGACCAGCATGA